The following are encoded in a window of Microcaecilia unicolor chromosome 14, aMicUni1.1, whole genome shotgun sequence genomic DNA:
- the LOC115458203 gene encoding olfactory receptor 8D1-like has product MKMENKTVTTGFTLLGFSEYSHQQVLISIMVLLAFFISVLGNFGFLMLMFFDHHLHKPMYFFLSSLSFLDICNTTVTLSTLLDNLFTGNTYISFSLCMTQLYLFMSFEAAEFVLLTAMAYDRYVAICHPLRYAFMMDTKICSSLIVASWIAGALDALPIQVSISQFSFCSFHQINHFFCDPNVLIKLSCSDLYILEILIIIEGIVATVLPCTLTLVSYTCIIKSILKIRSTESRSKAFSTCSSHLIVVIIFYVTLTCMYMRPPSLYSPGLDKLFSLLYTVLIPMLNPIIYSLRNQEVKNAVRKVRFRKQ; this is encoded by the coding sequence ATGAAGATGGAGAACAAGACAGTGACCACAGGATTCACTCTTTTGGGCTTCTCTGAATATTCTCACCAGCAGGTCCTCATTTCCATAATGGTTTTACTGGCCTTCTTTATCTCTGTGTTGGGAAATTTTGGGTTTTTAATGTTAATGTTCTTTGATCATCATCTCCACAAACCTATGTACTTCTTCCTCAGCAGTTTGTCCTTCTTAGATATCTGTAACACTACAGTCACTCTCTCAACGTTACTGGATAACCTCTTTACAGGAAACACATACATTTCCTTTTCTCTGTGCATGACACAGCTCTACTTATTCATGAGTTTTGAAGCTGCAGAATTTGTTCTCCTCACCGCCATGGCCTATGATCGCTATGTGGCAATCTGCCACCCACTGCGCTATGCATTCATGATGGATACAAAAATATGTAGTTCACTCATCGTTGCATCATGGATTGCTGGTGCTCTGGATGCACTTCCTATACAGGTTTCAATATCTCAGTTCTCTTTCTGCAGTTTTCATCAAATTAATCATTTCTTCTGTGACCCAAATGTACTGATAAAACTCTCCTGCAGTGATTTGTACATCCTTGAAATTCTAATAATAATTGAAGGGATAGTTGCGACTGTTCTTCCCTGTACATTAACCCTAGTATCGTATACTTGTATTATCAAATCCATCTTGAAAATCCGATCTACAGAAAGTAGAAGCAAAGCCTTCTCCACCTGTTCCTCTCACCTCATTGTAGTTATTATATTCTACGTGACTTTGACATGTATGTATATGAGACCACCCTCATTGTACTCACCAGGCCTAGACAAACTGTTCTCTCTTCTGTACACAGTTTTAATTCCAATGTTAAATCCAATAATTTATAGTCTGAGAAATCAAGAAGTAAAAAATGCTGTAAGAAAAGTCAGGTTTAGAAAGCAATAA